In the Hevea brasiliensis isolate MT/VB/25A 57/8 chromosome 8, ASM3005281v1, whole genome shotgun sequence genome, TTTTTCTTTCATAAAACAGCTATGACCTCTGTTTCTCCTCTAGCCATTGAAACTCCCATGGCTTTGGGTTCAATCTTCCAAGCTCAGGCCTCTCCGGGTACGCTTCTAATCGCCTTATCCTTTTTTCTTTCCTGCTTCTGATTCTAACCCTTCAAGACCCTGATTGCTGTGACTTTGATTGGGGTAGCTGATGATTCTCAAGAGCATTTATTGGCTGTGGGGGACATTGAAGCAGGTGGAGATGATCCTCAAACCAAGTTTCGGATACGCAATTTGACCAAGAAATCCGATGCCGGAGTTACTATTCTCGGCGGAGTCAACTTGGACATACCAAAGGGCGTCGTCGTTGGGATCATAGGCCCCAGCGGCAGCGGTAAATCCACGCTCTTGAGGTCGCTGAACCGCCTGTGGGAGCCACCGTCCGATGCCGTGTTTCTGGATGGCCGAGATATTCGGGATCTAGATGTTCTCAGCCTCCGCCGTAAGGTTGGAATGCTCTTCCAGATTCCGGCTCTGTTTGAAGGTTaacttattttttctttattttaatcaGTATAATGATTAGCTTTCAATGATAATTTTCTTCTCTTTATTCTTGTTCTAAATTAACATATTAGTGTTATGTTAATTATATCAGATATTAGTTGCTCTGGCTATACAGTTGCAGAGAAAAATCttagagaaaatgaaggaaaatgagagaaatgaaagaaagtgaaaaagaaaatcatgaagaTGGAATTGAGAGAAAGAATTTGCTTGATATTCAAAAGATGCTCAAGATACTTCATTTAAAACTATCTATTTATCCAGCTGCTAACCACCCCTGCTTCTTTGATTAATATCTGCCATGACAAAGACACATTTCTTACCCTCTATCTATATACAAGCTTGAGCAATTAAGTAGAGTATTTTTTCACATTAATATATCTTCACTTTGGATATGCCATATATGACAAAGCATTAATGCTAAAGCTTGTACTTTAAGTGCTATTACAATGCTTTTAATATTTTGTTGGCAGTGCTTGTGCTTTGGTAAACGTATATGCTTAATAGTAATTGAATGTTGGTTTTCATCTCTTTAGGCACAGTCGCTGATAACATACGTTATGGACCACAATTGAGGGGGAAGAAACTTGCTGACCATGAGGTTCATAAGTTGCTTACCCTTGCCGATCTTGATTACTCGTTTCTGAAAAAGAATGGCAGTGAATTATCTGTAGGTCAAGCTCAAAGGGTTGCACTTGCTAGGACCCTAGCTAATGAACCAGAGGTAAACCCGCTTTGATGATATTGCAGTTTGTATTCCTTGGGACTATATTATGATATCACATTTGCATTTCTTAAAATGCTAGAATACGAACTTCTGTTGGATTAATATGTATCGTTCTTCTAATTATAATCCCACTTTTGAAAAGGTTTTGCTACTAGATGAGCCAACGAGTGCCTTGGATCCAATATCAACCCAAAACATAGAGGATGCTATTGTAAAACTGAAGAAGAGCCAGGGAATGACAATTGTGATGGTCTCTCACAGCATCAAACAGATCCAGAGAATTGCTGATGTGGTTTGCCTCCTTGTAAATGGAGAAGTTGTTGAAGTTTTAAAACCTGATGAACTCTCACAAGCCAAGCATCCCATGGCACAAAGGTTTCTTCAACTCAGTTCTTGAGCTTCGTTGTTGTTGTATGCTTTCTTCTTATCTTGATGTTTCTGTTTTACACAATTATCCTATACAGTTCTGTTTTAATAGTTACTGGTTACCGGCATACAGATGCCTTCATGAACTCAAGtcttgaattatttatgaattattAATGTGACATGGGAGTTTTTCCCGCATTCTTTGTTGaataaaatgagtactcatattgcaAGAGCAATGAAGTATGAATAACGGCAAACCTCTCTTCTGTATACAAAGAATACAAATCATCATGAATGTTATAAACAATTGCGAGAAAAAATGGACTAAAGATTTTCTCTTGTGGCTTGATAAAAGAATTTCTAGACAACAACACAGAATTTGCTGGAAAGAAGATATAATTCAATGAATCAATTGAACACAACAGAGATATGGTACACTCTAACACGCTTAAGCTACTTTACTGGTGCAGCTCTTTGGCACGTGAATGGTATGAAAGTTTGGTTCCTTGGGAAGGGTTTTGAACCTTTTCCCCTGTAATGAGGGCCTGGAAGCACGATAAACAGAACCTTTGGCCGCCAGGGAAGCACCAGAAGAACCACTTTTGGTTGGCTTTGCAGCTTCCTTGGCATTTAAAATTGTTGGGGAGGTTTCCTTTATTGTGCCTAGTTGACCAGTTGTTATCATAATGGATTCCTTTCTACCTAATGCTGCCCTGCATAGAGCAGGCTCGCTAAATTTAGTACAAGGGATCATAAATACTTGATTTCGAACAAGGCAGGAGGACAAACTCACTCTTGAGGCCTCGTAAGTTGTCTCATGGATGGTGATTTGGTCCTTCTCAAGCTGTTTCCCAATTTTATACTTGATTTATCCTGGCTACATCCCTGCTTTGAAGCCACAAGCTTCCTCTGAGAGGAAATTGTATGCCTCTGCGGAGTTGTTGAAGATATTTTTCGCCCTGCTCTCTCTTTCAAAATCATCAACCTTGTTTCCTTCTGCTGCGCAAAGTAATAATTACCATTTGGAGGCTTTAGCCAATGCCTTTGTGTTATTGATGTCTAACAGTTATTTTCCCCTTCACAAAAAAAGATACTTACAGACTGATCCCTATGTGCTCTATTTGTTTCCTTTTTGATGCCTTCGTATGCGCTGAAGTGATTCTCAGTTTGCTCGAGGCACTTTTCATTTTTCTGTAATCATAAACAGAGTATCATTCTAGACTCTAGAGCTTTATCGAACCAAAAATAACAGCCAAAAGAGCTCTGCATTTTAGATTAAAACTCACTTGGGGTGCATTCTGATGTTTTTTCTGCGAGTTTCCTCCTGTTACCCTTGAGACTGGTGAGATTTCACTAGGAGGTGCAGGATAGAGTTTCTTTTCCAGATTTGTTTCCTTGAGAATTCCCCTTTCCTATAATAACTCAAATTctattaaaaaaaggaaaaagatcatttcaaaaataaaataacattagaAAAAAATACACATACATCAGTTCTTAGCCTGAAAGGCTTTGGATTTGTAGGCTTCGGTTTTTTATGCTTCAGCCTTAGAGCAGTGGTGGAGCTTTCTTTAGATAGCTTACTTTTTGCTTCAGTGCTCTGTATCATTTTCAAGTGCAGAAAGAGATCAGCAACTGAAATGAATTGAGTATTTGAAAGCAGATGTATGTGATTATATATGAAGCTAGCTACCTTTTGACTGCCCTTCGGTATCTCATGCTTGCCATGAAATTCATGTTCTATATGAGTATTCTTTAGAACCAATTCTCTGCACACAGAAAGTTCATCAGTCAGTGATGGAAGAAAGCTTTAACATGAAGAACATCctcaaaaaagaagaaaatgaaatgagTTTCTAACCTGTTATCATCAGAGGCTGATGCATTCTCCTTATCATCATTCTCCATGACTTCATTATCATTTTCCTTGTCATGAGAAGTTGAAGTATGCCTTTTATCATCATCCTCAGAGCTCCTCCATTCAGAATTTGACAGGGATTTTGTATCACTGCTGGTGGCATCTGATGGAACTCCAACTTTATTCTCATCCATTGAAGGCTCTTCATTTACATTTCCTTCATCGCTCTTAGAAGTAGAGCATACTCCCTGTGAAccattcttctttttcttctcaaTCTCCTTATCACTGAAATCATTTTCATCCCTTTCATGAGGCACAGAATCATGGTACGCCAGTAAGTTCTTTTCCTTATTACTTTTCTTCACACATTTAGAAGATTTGGCTTCCAGGCCCTTGTGATTTTGAGAACATAGACCATCAAAAACTCTGCTTTTAACTTCTCTTCCTCTCAATTGTTTTTTAGCAGAATCTGGAGGCAATGGCCGATGATATCCCAACACTTGCTTCTTTGAAGTAGTGATCTCAAGGTTCTTCATCCCAGCACACAATGTCTTTACAGGTGTATTCAATTCTAATGAACTCTTTGTTCTCACCGACTTCTTAGGTGAATGAAAAATCAGTGTCTTCGCTACTACTCTATTCTTTGGCACTGCGATGGATGTTATTTTTGGGTTCTTAACACTCCGGAATGCATCTGGATTTGCTAGCTGCTTTTTGGTCCGTGGAGTAGTTAAAGCCTTGGCTATAGAAGAAGATTGCTTTGTCTTTGCATTTGGTGTTGCACTTTGCTTACAGAGGGGCTTCACTTTCACTTTAGGATCAACTATCCTTTTAGATATCGAAGAAATCAGGGCAATTCTTGATACTCTAGACCTCGAAGGTTTTGCAGGAACTGTCCGTGGACATTTCAGTTGGGTACTACTGCATAGAAATGGTGTTGGTATGTGCTCAGCTACAGCTATAAGAGAAGAAACACCTGAATTGTAGTCACTGAAAAGCTTTGTGAACTCACCCTGAATCCTTTCTATACAGTGCTTTTCGAAGACGTACATTGGGACTTCTTGCAGCCATGACCTGCAGGGTTCAATAGCTTAATACCCAATTCTAAATGATCTTTTAGAAAGCAATATTGAGAAGAGATATATAGAACTTGAAACTAACCCGAAGAACAAAATTTTTGTAGATTGCTTCAGAGTCCATTTCTTCTTCATGCTTTTGGTCACAACCTGGGATCACAATGAATGGAAGCATGGAAATCGAAAAGTTAGAATTTAAAGAACCGTGAAGCACAGGCTTCACTGGTTGAACTCCAAAACAATGGAAAGCAAACCCTCAAAACCCATCTTCCTTCCCTTTCTCTAACGCTATTCAACGACCAAAACAGAGCATATCGAAACTTCAAGCTAAATCCCAAAATTCAAACCAAAGAATAAgcgtaaacaaaaaaaaaaaaaacgaaataTTTAACTCACCGACTCGCAAGCAGAACCAGTAGCGATCATCGCCGGGGCGGTAGGGATCGGGTGCAGTGAGGTCGACAAACTTCGGGGCCTCGATCTTCTCGTAGAACTCGTCTCCATTCTCTCCTTCGCCGATGATATGCGAAGACTCAGATTTGTCCATTGCGAAGATAGAGAGGGAAGAGATTTTAGAGGAGGAGCGTGCAGATGGTATGTTGGTGGGATTGAATTTTGTTAATGTCGAGACAcccaagagattttaaaattagGCTTCACTGTAAGTAGCCGTTGAGAAAGGGTACGTTCGGACAAGATGGTCATACTAACGGATCTCAGGGTATTTTCGTAATTAAGTAATGAGAGTAGACTCAACGTTTAGGCCGGGCCGGATTTTTAATTTTGGTCCAAACCGGTCGGCAGGCTTGTTAGAATCTTATATTGGACTACGCCTggcccttttcttttctttaacaaTGTTACAAGACTCCGACACGCCCGATGGGTTGACTTGATAACTCAGATATAAAATTATGCTGATTCGAATCAAATAAGAAATTGACCCAGAAAAAATTGAATGTTCTGATGATTGAACCGGTGATCCATTGATCCAATGAtctgaaaaatttaaaattaattaaattgaaaattttagaaaaatcaaTGGTattgattttttatattttacaaaatgatattttcttaatatataattaatgttaAATATTAACAAGATAATTATTCATttataagaatatttttattttatttattaattataaattttgagaataaaaatatttaaaatttaaatatttttaatattttcatataaaatttaaaatatatatatatataaaactgattaaatgttgaaatattattaaaaataaaatttattgactaatcttatttaattatattaataagtgtattgtttaattaatatatatttaaataattttttaatgattCATTGATTGGTTGAATCAGTGATCTATTAATCCGATTTTTCAGTCGGATTAAGTTCTAagtcaaatttaattaaaaaaaaaaagttaatatttttaacttttgaATTTGCCATTCTCTAAGTAAATGTCATTTGTTGGCTTCCTctataatagaaaaattaaaatatacttCATATAGAATTGGTAAATCTCATTGAACCCAATTATGAAATCAGGATAACAAATCATGACTAAGAAATGAGTAAGCTAATAAACTGCATCAACAAGCCTAAGATGCAAAATTGAATCGATAGAGTGCGATTCGTTATAAACAAGGAAATTTGTTGCAACTTTTATTGGCCAATTGTTCCCTGTGGgaatcattttctcaacactcaaTGTGAAGTTGTCAACTGATTAATTCATAGTTAATTAAGCTCTGCATGGAACATGAACTATTTCTAAATTTCTTGCATGTTGGTTCATACCCTTCTCCAAGCCTACTTTTGGCAAGAGAAGTTACTTATGGCACCAGATAAGGATACAAaaataaaactaattaattatttcCATGGATTCCAAATTGCTTCTCCTCACATCTTTAGGTAACTGAAATTGATTAAGCAGAAAGCCAGAATCTTAATTACTAAAACAGAAATTAATTGCAATATTTGGCTTTAAATCCATTTTAACTTAGCAATATATCCACCACTGAATGGCAGAATCAATGCATCTGCAACAATGCTCAAGTTCCTAATTTCCTGCCAGCCATTTTGGAGTACAGAGCCTAGTGTAGCCTCTCTAGAGTGCAAATTTGCACTCTAAGGCATCAATGATCATATACGACTCCCCTTCCATGGAAAGCAATTGCATATGCAAAAAAGAGTCAATTAAGCACATGTTCatgttttaaatataattttattcagTTTAGATTAAATCACAAGCTTAAAAAGAATATTTGAAAAATGAAATCAGAAACCAGCAGCAGATGTATGTCTGCCTGGAGAATACTATATATAGCACCAGCAGAAGGCGAATTCTAGCATCGGTTGGCTTTGTTCCTTTTCTTGCTTCATCTATCACTAAACAAAAGTATGAAGATCTCACGCAGCATAAATTTCATTCTCGTCATTCTTCCAGCCTTCATTTCAGGTTTTATAAAAGCAAATGCAGCAGCAGAATATTTCTGGTGCAGCAACCCAAGAAGCCGATGCTATGGGAAGTATGTGAAGTGTCCGGACGAATGCCCCAGCACTTCCTCTGAAAACCTCAAGTCTAAAGTTTGCTGCGTCAACTGTGATAATCCACATTGCAAGCCTGAGTGCAAGCGTAAGATAACCAATTTCCTTTCTGAAATTTCTGTCTTCAGGTGGTAAAATGGCTGCAGAGTTTAGAATATTTAAGATTAAACATGTGTTTGATATTTTCAGGCCGCAAAGCAGATTGTAACACCCCATTATCTGCATGCTACGACCCTCGTTTCACTGTGGTGATGGTGTTGTTTTCTATTTTCACGGCAAGAGCAAAGAACATTTCAGTTTAGTATCAGATTCTAATCTCCAGATTAATGGACGCTTCATTGGCCACAGGCCCGCAGGCAGAACCCGGGACTTCACTTGGATTCAAGCCCTGGGAATCCTTTTTAACTCTTACACCTTCTCTCTTGAAGCCACAAAGGCAGCAACTTGGGATAGTGAAATTGACCATCTAAAGTTCACTTACAATGGGCAAGATTTAGCCATCCCTGAAGGTTCCCTTTCCATCTGGTACTCTCCAGAGAAAGATGTGAAAGTGGAGAGAGTATCAAGCAGAAACAGTGTTATAGTCACCCTGAAGGACACCGCAGAGATTGTAAAGAAGATGACAGAGTCCACAAGTACCAAGTTCCTGAGAATGACTGCTTTGTCCACTTGGAGGTTCAATTCAGGTTCTTTTACCTGTCTCCTAAGGTTGATGGAGTATTGGGAAGGACATACAGGCCTGATTTTGAGAACCCGGCAAAGCCTGGTGTGGCTATGCCAGTATTGGGAGGTGAAGAGAAGTATAGAACTCCATGTCTTCTCTCTGCAGCTTGCCAAACTTGCATCTTCTCTCTGAAAGGTGGCTCTGACCAAAAGCCTTCATCGGTGATGGATTATGGCACCCTAGACTGCACCCGTGGGGCTTCAGCAGGATATGGAATTGTTTGCAGGAAATAAGTGCTGAGAACGGTGGCTTGCCTATGCcaagattaaaaaataatat is a window encoding:
- the LOC110644650 gene encoding ABC transporter I family member 17, producing the protein MTSVSPLAIETPMALGSIFQAQASPADDSQEHLLAVGDIEAGGDDPQTKFRIRNLTKKSDAGVTILGGVNLDIPKGVVVGIIGPSGSGKSTLLRSLNRLWEPPSDAVFLDGRDIRDLDVLSLRRKVGMLFQIPALFEGTVADNIRYGPQLRGKKLADHEVHKLLTLADLDYSFLKKNGSELSVGQAQRVALARTLANEPEVLLLDEPTSALDPISTQNIEDAIVKLKKSQGMTIVMVSHSIKQIQRIADVVCLLVNGEVVEVLKPDELSQAKHPMAQRFLQLSS
- the LOC110644651 gene encoding uncharacterized protein LOC110644651 isoform X1, whose protein sequence is MDKSESSHIIGEGENGDEFYEKIEAPKFVDLTAPDPYRPGDDRYWFCLRVGCDQKHEEEMDSEAIYKNFVLRVMAARSPNVRLRKALYRKDSGSTQLKCPRTVPAKPSRSRVSRIALISSISKRIVDPKVKVKPLCKQSATPNAKTKQSSSIAKALTTPRTKKQLANPDAFRSVKNPKITSIAVPKNRVVAKTLIFHSPKKSVRTKSSLELNTPVKTLCAGMKNLEITTSKKQVLGYHRPLPPDSAKKQLRGREVKSRVFDGLCSQNHKGLEAKSSKCVKKSNKEKNLLAYHDSVPHERDENDFSDKEIEKKKKNGSQGVCSTSKSDEGNVNEEPSMDENKVGVPSDATSSDTKSLSNSEWRSSEDDDKRHTSTSHDKENDNEVMENDDKENASASDDNRELVLKNTHIEHEFHGKHEIPKGSQKSTEAKSKLSKESSTTALRLKHKKPKPTNPKPFRLRTDERGILKETNLEKKLYPAPPSEISPVSRVTGGNSQKKHQNAPQKNEKCLEQTENHFSAYEGIKKETNRAHRDQSQKETRLMILKERAGRKISSTTPQRHTISSQRKLVASKQGCSQDKSSIKLGNSLRRTKSPSMRQLTRPQEAALGRKESIMITTGQLGTIKETSPTILNAKEAAKPTKSGSSGASLAAKGSVYRASRPSLQGKRFKTLPKEPNFHTIHVPKSCTSKVA
- the LOC110644651 gene encoding uncharacterized protein LOC110644651 isoform X2, producing MDKSESSHIIGEGENGDEFYEKIEAPKFVDLTAPDPYRPGDDRYWFCLRVGCDQKHEEEMDSEAIYKNFVLRVMAARSPNVRLRKALYRKDSGSTQLKCPRTVPAKPSRSRVSRIALISSISKRIVDPKVKVKPLCKQSATPNAKTKQSSSIAKALTTPRTKKQLANPDAFRSVKNPKITSIAVPKNRVVAKTLIFHSPKKSVRTKSSLELNTPVKTLCAGMKNLEITTSKKQVLGYHRPLPPDSAKKQLRGREVKSRVFDGLCSQNHKGLEAKSSKCVKKSNKEKNLLAYHDSVPHERDENDFSDKEIEKKKKNGSQGVCSTSKSDEGNVNEEPSMDENKVGVPSDATSSDTKSLSNSEWRSSEDDDKRHTSTSHDKENDNEVMENDDKENASASDDNRELVLKNTHIEHEFHGKHEIPKGSQKSTEAKSKLSKESSTTALRLKHKKPKPTNPKPFRLRTDERGILKETNLEKKLYPAPPSEISPVSRVTGGNSQKKHQNAPQKNEKCLEQTENHFSAYEGIKKETNRAHRDQSKETRLMILKERAGRKISSTTPQRHTISSQRKLVASKQGCSQDKSSIKLGNSLRRTKSPSMRQLTRPQEAALGRKESIMITTGQLGTIKETSPTILNAKEAAKPTKSGSSGASLAAKGSVYRASRPSLQGKRFKTLPKEPNFHTIHVPKSCTSKVA
- the LOC110644651 gene encoding uncharacterized protein LOC110644651 isoform X3, which produces MDKSESSHIIGEGENGDEFYEKIEAPKFVDLTAPDPYRPGDDRYWFCLRVGCDQKHEEEMDSEAIYKNFVLRVMAARSPNVRLRKALYRKDSGTQLKCPRTVPAKPSRSRVSRIALISSISKRIVDPKVKVKPLCKQSATPNAKTKQSSSIAKALTTPRTKKQLANPDAFRSVKNPKITSIAVPKNRVVAKTLIFHSPKKSVRTKSSLELNTPVKTLCAGMKNLEITTSKKQVLGYHRPLPPDSAKKQLRGREVKSRVFDGLCSQNHKGLEAKSSKCVKKSNKEKNLLAYHDSVPHERDENDFSDKEIEKKKKNGSQGVCSTSKSDEGNVNEEPSMDENKVGVPSDATSSDTKSLSNSEWRSSEDDDKRHTSTSHDKENDNEVMENDDKENASASDDNRELVLKNTHIEHEFHGKHEIPKGSQKSTEAKSKLSKESSTTALRLKHKKPKPTNPKPFRLRTDERGILKETNLEKKLYPAPPSEISPVSRVTGGNSQKKHQNAPQKNEKCLEQTENHFSAYEGIKKETNRAHRDQSQKETRLMILKERAGRKISSTTPQRHTISSQRKLVASKQGCSQDKSSIKLGNSLRRTKSPSMRQLTRPQEAALGRKESIMITTGQLGTIKETSPTILNAKEAAKPTKSGSSGASLAAKGSVYRASRPSLQGKRFKTLPKEPNFHTIHVPKSCTSKVA
- the LOC110644651 gene encoding uncharacterized protein LOC110644651 isoform X4, producing MDKSESSHIIGEGENGDEFYEKIEAPKFVDLTAPDPYRPGDDRYWFCLRVGCDQKHEEEMDSEAIYKNFVLRVMAARSPNVRLRKALYRKDSGSTQLKCPRTVPAKPSRSRVSRIALISSISKRIVDPKVKVKPLCKQSATPNAKTKQSSSIAKALTTPRTKKQLANPDAFRSVKNPKITSIAVPKNRVVAKTLIFHSPKKSVRTKSSLELNTPVKTLCAGMKNLEITTSKKQVLGYHRPLPPDSAKKQLRGREVKSRVFDGLCSQNHKGLEAKSSKCVKKSNKEKNLLAYHDSVPHERDENDFSDKEIEKKKKNGSQGVCSTSKSDEGNVNEEPSMDENKVGVPSDATSSDTKSLSNSEWRSSEDDDKRHTSTSHDKENDNEVMENDDKENASASDDNRELVLKNTHIEHEFHGKHEIPKGSQKSTEAKSKLSKESSTTALRLKHKKPKPTNPKPFRLRTDERGILKETNLEKKLYPAPPSEISPVSRVTGGNSQKKHQNAPQQKETRLMILKERAGRKISSTTPQRHTISSQRKLVASKQGCSQDKSSIKLGNSLRRTKSPSMRQLTRPQEAALGRKESIMITTGQLGTIKETSPTILNAKEAAKPTKSGSSGASLAAKGSVYRASRPSLQGKRFKTLPKEPNFHTIHVPKSCTSKVA